A single region of the Marinobacter salinus genome encodes:
- the prfA gene encoding peptide chain release factor 1: MKPSIQSRLEQLTDRFEEVSALLSDPSVIANQNQFRDLSREFSEIEPIVHCFEAWRRSLDDIEEARELAKDNDADMREMAADELEAAQQKSEELDEELQRLMLPKDPNDSKSIFLEIRAGTGGDEAAIFAGDLFRMYSRYAERRRWQVEVLSESEGEHGGYKEIIARVAGDGVYGALKFESGAHRVQRVPETESQGRIHTSACTVAVMPEADEAEAVEINKADLRVDTFRSSGAGGQHVNKTDSAIRITHLPTGIVVECQEERSQHKNRAKALSFLASRLQNAETERQQKSVAETRKSLVGSGDRSERIRTYNFPQGRVTDHRINLTLYKLDEVVSGDLDAVIVPLQQEHQAELLASLADDQ; this comes from the coding sequence ATGAAACCATCGATACAATCCCGCCTCGAACAGCTCACTGACCGGTTCGAGGAGGTCAGCGCGTTGCTCAGCGATCCCTCCGTCATTGCCAATCAGAACCAGTTTCGCGACCTTTCCCGGGAGTTTTCGGAGATTGAGCCGATCGTTCATTGCTTTGAGGCATGGCGCCGGTCTCTCGATGACATTGAGGAAGCCAGGGAGCTGGCAAAAGACAACGACGCGGACATGCGTGAGATGGCAGCCGACGAACTGGAGGCTGCTCAGCAGAAGAGCGAAGAGCTGGACGAGGAATTGCAGCGACTGATGCTGCCCAAGGATCCCAACGATAGCAAAAGCATCTTTCTGGAAATCCGGGCTGGTACCGGAGGCGATGAAGCCGCTATTTTCGCCGGTGACCTGTTCAGGATGTACAGCCGTTATGCGGAACGTCGCCGCTGGCAGGTTGAAGTGCTTAGTGAGAGTGAGGGTGAACATGGTGGCTACAAGGAAATCATCGCCCGGGTTGCCGGTGACGGTGTTTATGGTGCGCTGAAATTTGAATCCGGCGCGCACCGGGTTCAGCGGGTGCCGGAAACGGAATCCCAGGGACGCATTCATACCTCCGCATGTACCGTGGCGGTCATGCCGGAAGCGGACGAAGCCGAGGCCGTTGAAATCAACAAGGCCGATCTTAGGGTCGACACCTTCCGCTCCTCGGGCGCAGGTGGTCAGCACGTCAACAAGACGGACTCGGCCATCCGGATTACGCACCTGCCCACCGGCATTGTTGTGGAGTGCCAGGAAGAACGTTCCCAGCATAAGAATCGGGCCAAGGCTTTGAGCTTTCTGGCGTCCAGACTCCAGAATGCCGAAACGGAACGTCAGCAGAAGTCAGTGGCGGAGACTCGTAAGAGCCTGGTTGGCAGCGGTGACCGTTCTGAACGTATCCGCACCTATAACTTCCCCCAGGGCCGTGTAACCGACCACCGCATCAATCTGACGTTATACAAACTTGATGAGGTGGTCTCCGGTGATCTGGACGCGGTGATTGTCCCGCTGCAACAGGAACATCAGGCCGAGCTACTGGCCTCACTCGCTGATGATCAGTAA
- the hemA gene encoding glutamyl-tRNA reductase gives MALVTLGINHRTAPVELRERIAFTPERMGEAFAELRAATGATETAILSTCNRTELYIAGDDDCAPTVLRWLAGFHDLEPAELEQALYVHRDGDAVRHVMRVAAGLDSMVLGEPQILGQLKDAYALARESGASGSFLSRLFEQTFSVAKRVRTQTAIGENPVSVAYAAVSMAHHIFSDMSRNKALLIGAGKTMELVARHLAEAGVNDFLVANRTLERAQTLAASHGGKGILLSEIPDHLADVDIIIASTASPLPVLGKGAVERALKKRKHRPYFMVDIAVPRDIEPEVASLADVYLYTVDDLRHVIEENIRSREGAAREAENLITAGVQDFLNQLRALDAVSTLKQFRQRAELLRDAETDKALRALRNGSDPETVLRGLARGLTNKLLHEPSVQVRKATTEGRTEVTEWLRELHQLDALEADEPITPEKL, from the coding sequence ATGGCATTGGTAACGCTGGGAATCAATCATCGCACCGCTCCGGTAGAGCTGCGAGAGAGAATTGCGTTCACGCCTGAACGTATGGGAGAGGCGTTTGCGGAGCTGCGCGCTGCGACCGGTGCTACAGAAACCGCCATTCTTTCGACGTGTAATCGCACCGAGCTTTACATTGCCGGCGACGACGACTGCGCGCCCACGGTTTTGCGCTGGCTCGCTGGCTTTCACGATCTTGAACCCGCAGAACTGGAACAGGCGTTGTATGTGCACCGCGATGGCGATGCCGTTCGGCATGTAATGCGCGTGGCGGCGGGGCTCGACTCCATGGTGCTCGGTGAGCCCCAGATTCTGGGGCAGTTAAAGGATGCCTACGCCCTTGCGCGGGAGAGTGGGGCCAGCGGCTCGTTCCTTTCCCGCCTGTTTGAACAGACATTTTCCGTTGCCAAACGGGTTCGAACCCAGACGGCTATTGGTGAAAACCCGGTGTCCGTTGCCTACGCCGCTGTCAGCATGGCGCACCATATTTTTTCAGACATGTCCCGGAACAAGGCTCTGCTGATTGGCGCTGGCAAGACCATGGAACTGGTGGCCCGGCATCTGGCCGAGGCCGGTGTGAATGACTTCCTGGTCGCCAACCGGACACTGGAGCGAGCACAGACTCTGGCCGCATCTCACGGTGGCAAAGGTATTCTGCTATCCGAAATTCCGGATCATCTGGCTGACGTGGACATTATAATTGCTTCAACCGCCAGTCCGCTGCCCGTTTTAGGCAAGGGCGCGGTTGAGCGGGCCCTCAAGAAGCGGAAGCATCGCCCGTATTTCATGGTGGATATCGCCGTACCGCGGGATATTGAGCCGGAGGTGGCTTCACTGGCTGATGTGTACCTTTATACCGTTGACGATCTGCGACACGTGATAGAGGAAAACATTCGCTCCCGGGAAGGCGCTGCCCGGGAAGCCGAAAACCTGATTACGGCCGGGGTGCAGGATTTCTTGAATCAGCTCCGCGCCCTGGATGCGGTATCGACACTCAAACAGTTCCGCCAGCGAGCAGAGCTGTTGAGGGATGCCGAGACGGACAAAGCCCTCCGTGCCCTGCGTAACGGCAGTGATCCTGAGACAGTCCTGCGCGGCCTCGCGCGTGGCCTCACCAACAAATTACTGCACGAGCCATCGGTTCAGGTGCGCAAAGCCACCACTGAAGGCCGCACAGAGGTAACCGAGTGGTTGCGTGAGTTGCACCAGCTGGATGCCTTGGAAGCGGACGAGCCGATCACTCCGGAAAAACTATGA
- a CDS encoding tetratricopeptide repeat protein, translating into MHKSALFLVTCLIGLSLSGCASLTAPGDTPPIKDAAQASGKTTSEENIEYANFEPDVLYLLLSAEIAAQRGRFDVTLVNYVKAAQKSRDEGVIERAMRIAQSLNGDNAQKQLAELWLEVDPQNIQAHRVSAIQAVKRDELESALDHMEQIMDQGGDADFDSLAAMAGNLRPDQQQELLSLYTQMADRHPDTPELEYSIALLLKVTDNPAEALDRLTPLLAESPNFQPAIILKGDLLYQTGNRREALDHLMTNTRRFPESRQMGTLYGRMLISEGELQAAQDEFNRLVQRYPSTPGLRLSYALVALENGQTDLAKEELTRLIEQGHHTNEANYYLGRLEDQAGNTEQAIGFYQSVEQGNYYFPALARASALLASDGKLDEAIENIRTLRGANPQQAENFWLLQVNLLLDQQQTQAALEATATALEKFPANVQIRYARAMLLDSLDQTAAAEDDLKQIIAEQPNNAVALNALGYILTTRTDRLREARSYIERALTLDPENPAILDSMGWVLFREGQLQAALQYLSRAWSAYPDPEVAAHYGEALWMNGAEEQARIIWKKGLEQDASHEILRETIERLTNNGDL; encoded by the coding sequence ATGCACAAATCCGCACTGTTTTTGGTTACCTGCCTGATTGGCCTTTCATTATCAGGCTGCGCCAGCCTTACTGCTCCCGGGGACACTCCCCCCATCAAGGATGCCGCGCAGGCCAGTGGCAAAACCACCAGTGAAGAGAACATCGAATACGCCAACTTTGAACCGGATGTTCTGTACCTTTTGTTGTCGGCTGAAATTGCTGCACAGCGGGGCCGCTTCGATGTCACCCTCGTCAACTATGTGAAAGCCGCACAGAAATCCCGGGACGAAGGCGTGATTGAGCGAGCGATGCGCATTGCACAGTCCCTCAATGGCGACAACGCCCAAAAACAGCTTGCAGAACTCTGGCTTGAGGTTGATCCGCAAAACATCCAGGCCCACCGGGTTTCCGCGATTCAGGCTGTAAAACGCGACGAACTGGAATCCGCGCTGGACCACATGGAACAGATCATGGACCAGGGAGGCGATGCCGATTTTGACAGCCTGGCTGCCATGGCTGGCAACCTGCGTCCAGACCAGCAGCAGGAACTGCTCTCTTTATATACCCAGATGGCCGACCGTCACCCGGACACACCTGAACTGGAGTACAGCATTGCACTGCTTCTGAAGGTGACAGACAACCCCGCCGAAGCCCTTGACCGACTGACGCCTTTGCTGGCGGAAAGCCCCAATTTCCAGCCGGCCATAATCCTCAAGGGAGACCTTTTGTACCAGACAGGTAACAGGAGAGAGGCGCTGGACCATCTGATGACCAATACCCGCCGCTTCCCCGAGAGCCGGCAGATGGGCACACTTTACGGCCGCATGCTAATCAGCGAAGGCGAACTGCAGGCCGCCCAGGACGAGTTCAACAGGCTGGTTCAACGTTACCCCAGCACCCCCGGACTTCGCCTCTCCTACGCACTGGTGGCACTGGAAAACGGCCAGACCGATCTGGCAAAAGAAGAGCTCACCCGCCTTATAGAACAAGGCCACCACACTAATGAAGCCAACTATTACCTCGGCCGCTTGGAAGACCAGGCCGGCAACACCGAGCAGGCCATCGGCTTTTACCAAAGCGTAGAGCAGGGCAACTACTACTTCCCTGCCCTGGCGCGGGCGAGCGCACTTCTCGCTTCAGACGGAAAATTGGACGAGGCCATTGAAAACATCCGCACTCTCCGTGGAGCCAATCCTCAGCAGGCCGAGAATTTCTGGCTTCTTCAGGTGAACCTGCTGCTGGACCAGCAACAGACGCAGGCCGCACTGGAAGCCACCGCAACTGCGCTTGAAAAGTTCCCGGCAAACGTCCAGATCCGATATGCCCGCGCCATGCTGCTGGACTCCCTGGACCAAACGGCTGCGGCTGAGGACGATCTGAAACAGATTATCGCAGAACAGCCGAATAACGCCGTTGCACTCAACGCCCTCGGCTACATCCTGACCACCCGTACCGACCGGCTAAGAGAAGCACGCAGTTATATTGAACGGGCCCTGACCCTTGATCCGGAAAACCCGGCCATTCTCGACAGCATGGGCTGGGTCCTTTTCAGGGAAGGCCAGCTACAGGCCGCACTGCAGTATTTGTCCCGCGCCTGGTCCGCCTACCCGGACCCGGAAGTAGCCGCCCACTATGGCGAAGCACTGTGGATGAATGGCGCAGAGGAGCAGGCACGCATTATCTGGAAAAAAGGGCTGGAACAGGATGCCAGCCACGAGATTCTCCGGGAAACCATTGAGCGGCTGACCAACAACGGTGACCTGTAA
- the lolB gene encoding lipoprotein insertase outer membrane protein LolB — protein MGEWLRPWLLLPLISLLGACTTIQLEPLPEGMTDQPPADWTERATQLSRFDHWQLMGKLAVRQPSDSGTALINHWIQNGEAYDLALSSSVLGMGRTALKGVPGFIELTMPNGDIYRSGEPEALVEAATGWHLPLTHLTWWIRGLPAPEGDFRLLFDEGRQLAMIRQAGWEIRYDRWQQFLPDHPALPSKITALKGDKRVRLVVSEWRNLEPTR, from the coding sequence ATGGGAGAGTGGCTCCGCCCATGGCTTCTGCTGCCGCTTATTTCACTTCTGGGCGCCTGCACCACCATTCAGCTTGAACCGCTGCCAGAGGGCATGACAGATCAGCCACCGGCTGACTGGACGGAACGTGCGACACAGCTTAGCCGCTTTGACCACTGGCAACTAATGGGGAAGCTGGCCGTGCGCCAGCCATCGGACAGCGGCACCGCCTTGATCAATCACTGGATCCAGAACGGGGAAGCCTACGACCTTGCCCTCTCATCCTCCGTTCTCGGCATGGGCCGAACCGCCCTCAAAGGTGTACCGGGTTTTATTGAGCTGACCATGCCCAATGGCGACATCTACCGTTCCGGAGAACCAGAAGCCCTGGTGGAGGCGGCTACTGGCTGGCATTTGCCCCTGACCCACCTGACATGGTGGATCCGCGGCCTGCCAGCCCCCGAAGGCGATTTCAGACTGCTGTTTGATGAAGGTCGGCAGTTGGCCATGATTCGACAGGCCGGCTGGGAAATCCGCTACGATCGCTGGCAGCAGTTTCTGCCGGACCATCCCGCGCTGCCGTCAAAAATCACAGCCCTGAAGGGAGACAAGAGGGTACGGCTGGTCGTCAGCGAATGGCGAAACCTGGAGCCGACCCGGTGA